The DNA segment CAAGCTGGCAAAAGAGGCGAATATCAAGCTCGATGGGCCGGAGGACTTCAAGGAAGTGCTCGGTAAGGGTGTGCAGGCCAAGGTTGGTGAGGCGAACGTAATAGTCGGTCGTGATACGTTCCTGAAGGACGAAGCTATAGATATCAGCGGTCTGCCCGATCCGATGATGCACGAGGAGCAGGGCTTCAGTACGCTGTATGTGGCCCGCAACGGTCAGTGCATTGGCTGGATAGGTATGCAGGATAAGGCTCGTCCGGAAGCACAGAAGGCAGTGGAAGAACTGTTCAGCACGGGTCTCAAACGGATCACGATGCTTACTGGTGACCGCAAAGAGGTTGCCAACCGCGTATCTGCTGAGCTCGGGTGCACGGACTACAAGGCGCATTGTCTGCCGCAGGATAAGCTGGCGGTTGTGGAACGTGTCCGCAAGGACGGTCATACGGTAGCGGTAGTTGGTGACGGTATTAACGATGCACCGGCTCTTGCGGCAGGTGATCTGGGTATCGCGATGGGTGCTGCGGGCAGTGACGTTGCGATCAATTCGGCTTCGATCGCGCTGATGAGTGACGATCTGCGGAGGCTGCCGTTCCTGGTACAGTTGTCGCGTAAGACTCGTACGGTGATCAATCAGAACCTGCTGTTCGGCATTATCTTCATCATTCTCGGTGTAAGTGCCTCGGCGGCGGGTCTGCTGCATGTAGTACTGGCGGCAGTGCTTCACTTTGTAGGTTCACTGGTCGTCATCTTCAACAGTGCACGGCTGGTCAGGTACGGTGAGCATCTGGATGCACATATAGAAGAGACGAACGAAATCCACAAGGCTGCGTAGTGATTGCGGCAGTCGATTTTAGCTTGCGGTTTTTTTGATTTTCATATTTGAGGTGTTGCGTGTCTGATAAGAATGGTCAATACGCAGTTGAGACAGTGTCGCTGACGAAGATCTTCCCGGACTGGTGGGGAAGGGCGAAGGTTATCGCGGTTGATGACCTGAATCTGCAGATCAAGCATAACGAGGTTTACGGCCTGCTCGGTCCGAACGGTTCGGGTAAGACCACGACTCTGAAGATGCTTTTGTCGCTGCTGCATCCCTCAAAGGGCATGGCGTTTCTGCTTGGCGGAAGCAGCCGGGATACCAATATCAGCTCGCGGGTTGGTTATCTGCCGGAAGAGTCATATCTTTACAAGTATCTCAGCGCGAAAGAGACGCTCGAATTTTACGGCAAGATATTTGGTCTGCCGAGGAGTGTGCGAAAGTCGCGAATCGAGTCGCTGCTGGAGATGGTGGGTCTTGCGGGTATGGCAAACCGACCGGTCGGTACGTTTTCGAAGGGTATGGCAAGGCGTATAGGGCTTGCGCAGGCGCTTATAAATGATCCCGATCTGCTGATTCTCGATGAGCCAACCAGCGGTATGGACCCGATCGGTACGCGTCAGATGAAGGATCTGATAATGAAACTCGCCCAGCGGGGCAAGACGATACTGCTTTGCAGCCATCTGCTGGCGGATGTTGAAGATGTTTGTGACCGTATCGGAATCATGTACGGCGGGAAGATGCATGTCGAAGGTGAGGTCAATTCTCTGCTGCAGCACCGCGATGAGGTGCAGATCAAGACCGGCCAGCTCAGCGAAAATGCTATGAGCAGGATAAGGGAAATCGTTCAGCAGGACCAGGGTGAGTGCGAGATTGAAAAGCCCATGGACAAGCTGGAAGAATTCTTCGTGAGGACGGTTGCAGAGGCTCAGAAGGCCAAGCAGCCGACCAGTGGTGCGGTCAATTCTGAAAGTGCTACAGGCTTTTTGACCGAAGAAGAAAAGACAGAAGAGGAGAAGGAGTCTGTTCTGGATGGCCTGGTTGGTTCCAAAAAGCCCGATCAGCCCAAACAGCAGTCTGAGGCAGAGACGACTTCGGCGGGCAGC comes from the Anaerohalosphaera lusitana genome and includes:
- a CDS encoding ABC transporter ATP-binding protein, whose protein sequence is MSDKNGQYAVETVSLTKIFPDWWGRAKVIAVDDLNLQIKHNEVYGLLGPNGSGKTTTLKMLLSLLHPSKGMAFLLGGSSRDTNISSRVGYLPEESYLYKYLSAKETLEFYGKIFGLPRSVRKSRIESLLEMVGLAGMANRPVGTFSKGMARRIGLAQALINDPDLLILDEPTSGMDPIGTRQMKDLIMKLAQRGKTILLCSHLLADVEDVCDRIGIMYGGKMHVEGEVNSLLQHRDEVQIKTGQLSENAMSRIREIVQQDQGECEIEKPMDKLEEFFVRTVAEAQKAKQPTSGAVNSESATGFLTEEEKTEEEKESVLDGLVGSKKPDQPKQQSEAETTSAGSETEQVSREKDKSDKPAQKDAILKDLTGGKSEQAETEKVSKSKPEEVKPESTEDIKDDLLRGLMDRGDGATDKPKKDEQGGSSDA